From Thunnus albacares chromosome 22, fThuAlb1.1, whole genome shotgun sequence, the proteins below share one genomic window:
- the LOC122973471 gene encoding C-C motif chemokine 3-like, which translates to MRTSHMLLFCILGAALLSSVICNSANGPDDCCFKFYPRRVNKNLIQSYYTTDYRCPRTGVILLTRKSRHICVDPNLSWVEKIMKSLDEANL; encoded by the exons ATGAGGACAAGTCACATGCTTCTGTTCTGCATCCTGGGAGCTGCACTGCTTTCCTCAGTGATCTGCAACA GCGCAAATGGTCCTGATGACTGTTGCTTCAAATTCTACCCAAGAAGAGTGAACAAAAACTTAATCCAGTCATATTATACGACTGATTACCGCTGCCCAAGGACCGGAGTCAT tttgcTGACCAGAAAGTCTCGTCACATCTGTGTGGATCCCAATCTCTCCTGGGTTGAGAAAATCATGAAAAGTCTGGATGAAGCAAACTTGTAA